The genomic interval AGGATGGGAAGGCATGGATGCGTTGGCTGTGGAAGGTGCGTGATAACCTGTATGGGATATGTGCATTTGCCGCAAACGGTGTGGGAGATAAGGAGTGCCTTTAGGGAGGAGAGCTATAAGAAGGAGGCTAAGGTGAAATGAAGCAAGAAGCATTGTTTCTACCGACGATAGTCTCCATAAAGGAAATAAGGCAGGAGATACCCCTCGTGGCAACCTTTCGCCTTCCGAAGCCCGATGGTTTCACACATAAGCCGGGTCAGTTTCTTGAGGTATCCCTCTTTGGGAAAGGGGAGGTGCCAATCTCCATTTCCTCCCCACCTTCCTATGAGGACATTCTCTTAACGATAAGAAACTCAGGTTATGTAACATCGTTTATTCACAAACTAAAAGAAGGAGACAAGATCGGGATAAGGGGACCCTATGGGAACTCCTTCCCTTATGAGGAATACAAGGGTTATGATGTTCTGTTTGTGGGTGGAGGGATTGGACTCGCTCCCTTGCGCTCCCTTCTTTGGGAGATGCTCTATCACAGGGATGATTTCGGGAGGATAATCCTCCTTTATGGAGCGAGAACTCCCGCTGACCTCCTTTATCCTTGGCAATATGAGGAATACGAGAGAAAAGGGGTAGAGTTGCTCTTAACGGTTGATAGGGGGGATGAGAAGTGGACGGGGAATGTTGGAGTAGTAACGACGCTTTTTGATAAGATAAAGATAGAACCGGAAAGAACTGTGGCATATGTTTGCGGACCGGGTATAATGATTAGGTTCGCCTTGAGGGACCTTGTTGAGAAGCTGGGGATTCCAGCTCACAATTGTATAGCGACTTTGGAAAGGCATATGAAATGCGGAGTGGGGAAATGCGGGCATTGCGTTATAGGTGAGAAGTATGTTTGTATAGATGGTCCAGTATTCCGCTATCCAGAGATTAAAATGATGGAAAGGTTTGATGACCCATGGTAGCTATGGATAGCCTGGTTCAACTGAAGGATATATTAGAAAAAGAGAGGGTGGCAATCTTGGGAGTTGGTAATCCCTTGATGGCGGATGATGGGGTGGGCAGTTGGATTGCTGAGGAGCTAAAAGGAAAGGTAAAGTGTCCTGTTTTCATAGGGGAAGATGTGCCTGAGAATTATCTTTACGATATATTGAGGGAAGAGCCCAAATGGCTTTTAGTTATAGATGCGGTGGATTTCGGTGGGGAGGCGGGTGAGGTGAAATTGGTCAATATGGAGGAATTGACGCCTCGCTTTCTCTCCTCTCATGGTATGTCGCTCAACATAATGGGGACGATTTTGAAAGAGAAGGGCTGTGAGATGATGTTGTTGGGCATTCAGCCAAAGAATCTTTCATTAGGAGGGGAGATGAGCGAGGAAGTTAAAAGGAGCGGAGAAGAGATAATATCCCTCATTAGGAGCTGGTCAGGATGACGAATGGAGAGCTTGTCAATATTTACCTATTGTTGGTTTCCCTCTTAGCCCTTCCCTTTATTGGTGGTTTGGTGACTCTTGGCTTGAAGAGAAAGGATGCCGATGTAGTAGCGGGCTTGTTCTCCCTCGTGGTCTTCGCGCTTGCTATAATCCTTGCTCTCAAAGCGGGGACGAGGGAGTTAACCTTCGCATTCGGTTCCCTCCCGTGGCTGGGGATACAGGAGATATTCGGCTTTAGAGTTGACCCTCTCGCTGTGATTATGCTACTCGTAACCACATTCATCGGCTTCTTCGTCGTGGTCTATTCCTCATTTTATCTAAGCGAGGGGAATAGGGAACACCCAACGACGAATGGGAAAGGGAGATATTATTTCTGGCTTCTCTTCTTCCTGGGGGCGATGGTGGGCGTTTCAATCTCCCAGAATTTCTTTCAATTCTTCATCTTCTTTGAGCTCACCACGATTTGCTCCTTTGCCTTGATAGATTTCTATGAGACTCCGAGGGCTCTGCGTGCGGGCTTCACTGCCTTAATAACAACCTCCCTTGGCAGCTTGTGTTTCCTCGCTGGGCTTGCTATTCTCGCCGTCTACGCTCACTCATTTGACTTTGAAGCTGTTCGAGACCTTTCCCCTTCCATAAAGGCTACTTTCTTCATCCTCCTTTGGATATCCGCGTTAGCCAAGGGAGCGCAGGTGCCATTCCAGATATGGCTTCCACAAGCTATGGAGGCGCCGACGCCGATTTCCGCTTATCTCCACGCTGCTTCAATGGTGAAAGTAGGCGTCTTTCTCATAGCGAGGATGGTAACAACTCCTCATGCTTTTTATCCCGAATCCTTGGGAGTTCTCGTCTCTCTCTGGGCTCTCTTCTCAATGCTCTTCGCTCTCCTTGCCTTCTTGGGAGCAGACGATATAAAGAAATTGCTTGCTTATTCCACTATTGTACATATAGGATATATCCTTTTGGGATTAAGCTTATGGTTAATGGGAGCGGACATCAAAGCCTTGCAAGGTGGTATCCTCCATATAATCAATCACTCCGTTTCCAAGGGCTTACTTTTCCTCTGTGCTGGAATAATATCGTATATAACCGGGACGAGGAAAATCAGTGAAATCGGTGGATTGGGCACTAAACTTCCTGTTAATGCCATCGCTTTTACTATAGGAGGATTTGCAGTTGGTGGGTTCCCTCCATTTGCTTGTTTCTTCAGCAAATTCTATATGATTCTCGGGGCAATTTCGCTCCACAATTGGATAGGCATACTCGCCGCGGTCTTTATGGTATTAGAAAGCACTATTTCCTTGACATGGTATATAATGATCACACATAGGATTTTTATGGGAGATGAAAAGCCAAAACTTGGAGAAGTAAAACCAATCCCCTTGTATATAAACATTATCTTGGTTTTTCTGGCTTTAGCGACGATTGTTGTTCCCCAACTTGGATTAGAATTCGTTAAAGTTTTTGAGGTGATAAGATGAACGGAATGGAACTTTTGCTTCAGGGCTTTGGCATATTAGTTTTGGGAGCAATCATAACCGCCCTTTTGGGCAAGTGGAATCGGCTAAATGGTTGGATGGCTTTCATCCTGGGTTCACTTGCCAGCGTCCTCATTTTAATTGGGGCGGTGCAAACCCTTATTAGTGGCGATTTGCCATCCAAGGGCAGTGGAATATTCTCTATTTTCTTCCTTGATAAATTGAGCTCTTTCTTCCTGCTCGTAATCTCGGGGATTTCCATTGTATCGCTTCTCTATTCCATTAGATACATTGAACATTATCGTAAAAGCACGAGCCTTTACTATCCGTTTCTACTCTTATTTATTTTGGGGATGGGCGGGGTTGTGAGTGTTAGAAATATGTTTGCTTTCCTCCTATTTTGGGAATTTATGACCTTGACCTCTTATTTTCTCGTTATTTACGAAAGCGAAAAACCCGAGAATCTATTGGCTGGTTTTCGTTATTTCTTCTGGTCATTTCTTTCTGCTGGTTGTATTGAGCTTGCCGTTGCCCTTCTCTATATTCAAACAAACTCCTTTGATATGAATATAATGAAGGGCGCTATGCCGACTATTCAGGAAAAACATCCATTTATGTTTCATTCACTACTTGCCTTGTTCCTTGTTGGCTTTGGCATAAAAGCGGGTATTTTCCCCTTCGGGAACTTCTGGCTTCCCGATGCTCACCCCGCTGCCCCTTCCCCCGTATCCGCATTGCTTTCCGGTGTGATGATAAAAACCGGTGTTTACGGGATACTGAGGACCTTTCTCTGGATGTTACCCCTTTCCCCTGCTTCAAATATATGGGGAAGTATCATAGCCGCTATGGGAGCTATATCATTAGTGATGGGCACTCTTTCCGCCTTGGAACAAACAGACAGCAAGAGACTCCTTGCCTTTCACTCTATTGGGCAGATGGGTTATATTTTCTTAGGGGTAGGGGCGGGGTTGGCTCTACTCTCTCTTAGCTCTCCCTTTGGTTATTTCGCTCTTTTCGGGGGATTGCTTCACCTTTTCAACCACTCAATCTTTAAATCTCTCCTTTTCCTCTCCGCAGGCTCAATTCTCTATAAAAAGGGAACAAGGGAACTAAGCGAATTAGGCGGGCTTGCTTCCTCTATGCCTCTTACATTCTTTGCCGCCCTAACGGCGTCTTTCGCAATAGGTGGAATCCCACCTTTAAATGGTTTTGTTAGCAAGTGGTTGTTGGTTTTTTCTACATCAATACCTGCAAGGTTGCATTATGAGTTTCCTATTTGGGCTATAGCAAGCATCTTTGCCAGTGGATTGACAATAGCTTCTATGCTGAAATATGTTGGCTCCGCTTTTATGGGGTTGAAGAAAGAAGAAGATAGCTACAACGATGTGCCATTAACGATGCAAATATCTCAGATACTGCTGGCAGCCGCTTGCCTAATCACCGGCATTGTAGCTGTATTGCCATTAGGTATTATCCACAACTCGCTGAAGGAAAGCATTATGAATCTTCCGCCTTATGAACAGCTAATCGGGACAGGGATTGAAATCGCTCCGAAACTTAAAGGGCTTTCTATAGCTTTATGGAATCCCATGTTGATATTGCTCTCATTGATTATTTTAAGTGCCATATTTTATGAATTCATCAGAGGTGCCAAAAAGGAAACAGTCATCTGGTTGGGTGGGGTATTGCCTGATAGAAGGAACTTAGTATATGACCCCCATTCTTATTTCCTCACCTTACGCAGGGGGATATGGTCAAATATCCCCAGCATTCCCTTACCCAGGATAGAGAGGTTGAGTCGCTTATCGGTGGCTCCTGGGGAGGATGTTTATGAGCCGCTGATTCGTTTAGGGCATCGCTTCATTGAGAGATTGCGAAAAGTCCATTCCGGGCTTCTGCAAACTTATATCCTCTGGCAAATGCTTGGCTTGGCGATTGCCCTTTTATTGATATATGCTTTTAAATAAAAAGAGGTGTTGATATGGCTATCAGTGTTGAGCAACAGATTTTAGAGAGATTCAAAGAAAAGGCAACGAATGTAAAAAGCTTGCCTAACCGCCTCTTCGTTGATTTACCAAGAGAATATGTAAGGGAGGCGGTTAATATAATCTTCAATGAGTTAGGGGCAAGATATGAGATTAGCGTCGGGACGGATGCCCGTCCCATACACGGAAACTTTGAAATTCTCCACTTCTTCGCTTTTGATAAGGATAATTTCCGTGTTGCCCTCCGATTCAAGGTGCCTCCCGATGACCCCAAGATAGATTCAATAACCCCCATAATTCCGGGTGCAAATTGGGCGGAAAGGGAGTTTAGGGACTTCATCGGTGTGGAGCCCGTGGGGCAT from bacterium carries:
- a CDS encoding hydantoin racemase, coding for MNGMELLLQGFGILVLGAIITALLGKWNRLNGWMAFILGSLASVLILIGAVQTLISGDLPSKGSGIFSIFFLDKLSSFFLLVISGISIVSLLYSIRYIEHYRKSTSLYYPFLLLFILGMGGVVSVRNMFAFLLFWEFMTLTSYFLVIYESEKPENLLAGFRYFFWSFLSAGCIELAVALLYIQTNSFDMNIMKGAMPTIQEKHPFMFHSLLALFLVGFGIKAGIFPFGNFWLPDAHPAAPSPVSALLSGVMIKTGVYGILRTFLWMLPLSPASNIWGSIIAAMGAISLVMGTLSALEQTDSKRLLAFHSIGQMGYIFLGVGAGLALLSLSSPFGYFALFGGLLHLFNHSIFKSLLFLSAGSILYKKGTRELSELGGLASSMPLTFFAALTASFAIGGIPPLNGFVSKWLLVFSTSIPARLHYEFPIWAIASIFASGLTIASMLKYVGSAFMGLKKEEDSYNDVPLTMQISQILLAAACLITGIVAVLPLGIIHNSLKESIMNLPPYEQLIGTGIEIAPKLKGLSIALWNPMLILLSLIILSAIFYEFIRGAKKETVIWLGGVLPDRRNLVYDPHSYFLTLRRGIWSNIPSIPLPRIERLSRLSVAPGEDVYEPLIRLGHRFIERLRKVHSGLLQTYILWQMLGLAIALLLIYAFK
- a CDS encoding FAD/NAD(P)-binding protein: MKQEALFLPTIVSIKEIRQEIPLVATFRLPKPDGFTHKPGQFLEVSLFGKGEVPISISSPPSYEDILLTIRNSGYVTSFIHKLKEGDKIGIRGPYGNSFPYEEYKGYDVLFVGGGIGLAPLRSLLWEMLYHRDDFGRIILLYGARTPADLLYPWQYEEYERKGVELLLTVDRGDEKWTGNVGVVTTLFDKIKIEPERTVAYVCGPGIMIRFALRDLVEKLGIPAHNCIATLERHMKCGVGKCGHCVIGEKYVCIDGPVFRYPEIKMMERFDDPW
- a CDS encoding hydrogenase 3 maturation endopeptidase HyCI, whose product is MVAMDSLVQLKDILEKERVAILGVGNPLMADDGVGSWIAEELKGKVKCPVFIGEDVPENYLYDILREEPKWLLVIDAVDFGGEAGEVKLVNMEELTPRFLSSHGMSLNIMGTILKEKGCEMMLLGIQPKNLSLGGEMSEEVKRSGEEIISLIRSWSG